The Gloeobacter morelensis MG652769 genome contains the following window.
ACACCCAACTCCCTACAAACAGACACCAAAAGACCCAGCCAAACAGCGGTCCAAAAAACCGTGTCCGATCCGAACCACGCTACTGCACCCAAATTCGATATCCCAGGGTACTACCTGCCCGAAACAAAATTCTCCCCACCCGAAATCGGTAATCATGAAGTCACACCATCCAGCTTGGAGATTGCCACCATGCCGACCAGTAGCCGATTTGCGGTGGCCGTTCATGTCCTCACTGCCCTCTCGGCCAACCCCGAGCAGCCGATCAAATCCGAGCAGATGGCCAAAAGTGCAAGCACCAACCCGGCAGTGATTCGCCGAATCGCGTCGATGCTTTCCAAAGCCGGACTCACCGGTGCACAGCTAGGCCTCGGGGGCGGGGCCGTGCTCGCCCGTCCGGCAAGCGAGATCACCCTGCTCGACGTCTTCCGGGCGGTCGAAGAACCGCGACTATTCTCCTGGCACCGCAACTGTCCCGACCAGGAGTGCTTTATCGGGC
Protein-coding sequences here:
- a CDS encoding Rrf2 family transcriptional regulator, whose product is MPTSSRFAVAVHVLTALSANPEQPIKSEQMAKSASTNPAVIRRIASMLSKAGLTGAQLGLGGGAVLARPASEITLLDVFRAVEEPRLFSWHRNCPDQECFIGRNIQKVLRRTTDRAQAALEAELQKVTIAEVTREVGAPATCEAMAEQSG